The proteins below come from a single Natranaerovirga pectinivora genomic window:
- a CDS encoding flagellin N-terminal helical domain-containing protein, with amino-acid sequence MRINHNIPALKSLHQLSKTNSSLDRTLERLSSGLRINRASDDAAGLAITQKMDTQVRGLDQAKRNAMDGISMIQTAEGALAEVHAMLQRIRELSVQVSNGTYDANDRRAVQDEVNQLKDEILRISQNIEFNERKLLNGDIDRRAFPDNETVAQIVSLSDAVKPGSYELTINENAKKAAIVGVVSTIGGPQVVEAGTINLNGEEIKIEATDTAEIVFNKLRSVAETIGANLVAYNGDVAQQFEFGTGMKLVFEMKEYGSEYELDLNTSNTTLLNGLGLSIGKVIGLDAKASINTAGSDFLTTATVSSNGNVVTVTDINGFEMKFEAQEDAAGKSTVVNVLNAGPLNLQIGANEGQTMEIRIQNLSPKAIGIDKINLSTAAGAQKAISTLDSAINMISSVRSKLGAYQNRLEHTVANLGVAGENMTASLSRILDADMAYEMSEYTQKSVLAQAGTAMLAQANQRPQSILQLLQG; translated from the coding sequence ATGAGGATTAATCATAATATACCAGCATTAAAATCATTACATCAACTCAGTAAAACAAATTCGAGTTTGGATAGAACATTAGAAAGATTATCATCGGGTTTAAGAATAAATAGAGCGTCAGATGATGCAGCAGGGTTAGCAATAACTCAAAAAATGGATACACAAGTAAGAGGATTAGACCAAGCAAAAAGAAATGCAATGGATGGCATATCAATGATACAAACAGCAGAAGGTGCGCTAGCAGAAGTTCATGCTATGTTACAAAGAATTAGAGAATTATCTGTTCAAGTATCCAATGGGACATATGATGCCAATGACAGAAGAGCTGTACAAGACGAAGTTAATCAGCTTAAGGATGAGATATTGAGGATATCCCAAAACATAGAATTTAATGAGAGAAAATTATTAAATGGTGATATTGATAGAAGAGCTTTTCCTGATAATGAAACAGTGGCTCAAATTGTTTCTTTATCAGATGCAGTAAAACCAGGAAGTTATGAATTAACAATAAATGAAAATGCCAAAAAAGCTGCTATTGTTGGAGTGGTCTCTACTATAGGTGGGCCACAAGTTGTTGAAGCAGGCACCATTAATTTAAATGGGGAAGAAATTAAAATAGAAGCTACTGACACTGCTGAAATTGTATTTAATAAGTTAAGAAGTGTAGCAGAAACCATTGGAGCTAATTTAGTTGCATATAATGGTGATGTGGCACAACAATTTGAATTTGGAACGGGTATGAAGTTGGTTTTTGAAATGAAGGAGTACGGTTCAGAATATGAATTGGACCTTAATACGTCAAATACAACATTACTAAATGGATTAGGTTTATCAATAGGCAAAGTAATAGGGTTAGATGCAAAAGCTAGTATTAATACAGCAGGATCAGATTTTTTAACCACTGCAACAGTATCGAGTAATGGTAATGTTGTAACAGTTACAGACATAAATGGTTTTGAGATGAAATTCGAAGCTCAAGAAGATGCAGCAGGAAAAAGTACTGTAGTAAATGTATTGAATGCAGGTCCTCTAAATCTTCAAATAGGAGCCAATGAAGGACAAACTATGGAAATAAGAATTCAAAACTTATCTCCTAAAGCGATTGGCATAGATAAAATAAATTTATCAACAGCAGCGGGTGCTCAAAAAGCCATTTCAACACTGGATTCAGCTATTAATATGATATCTTCTGTAAGATCTAAGCTTGGTGCTTACCAAAATAGATTAGAACATACAGTGGCTAACTTAGGAGTAGCTGGAGAAAATATGACAGCATCATTATCTAGAATACTCGATGCAGATATGGCTTATGAGATGTCAGAGTATACACAAAAAAGTGTATTGGCACAAGCTGGGACAGCAATGTTAGCACAAGCAAATCAACGACCACAAAGTATATTGCAATTACTTCAAGGATAG